Within candidate division WOR-3 bacterium, the genomic segment GAGATGTATTTTTAGATTTTATGCATTCAATTTTTAGGCAAAGTAGAGGTCTGTTTTTTACCCATCCGAATATTTGTAGATTTGTTTGTAAGGCTCTCAATATTCAGAAGGCAGGAGAAGAGCTTAAAAAAGGAATTATAAATATATTCTTGATCCTGCATGTGGCTCTGGAACATTTTTAATTGAGGCTTTAAGATTAATTTTTAAAGATTATCGGATTGAAGATATAAAAGAAAATGCATTAAAAATTCTTTTTGGTATAGATAATGAACCAAGAGCTACAGCTTTGTGTAAAGTAAACATGGTTATTCATGGCGATGGCTCGGCTAATGTATATACAAGAAACGTTCTTCTTCCATTAGATAATTTACCTTTACCATTCATAAAAGAGCCTTATATTTTGAGAGACCAAGGTTGCACTGCGGAAAGTTTAAAAGAAAATTATGGAGTAGATTTTATTATAACTAATCCACCCTTTAGTTTAGAAATAAGACAGGACCAATATAATCATTTTAAGATGAAAGAAATTCTAAATTTCAAGAAGGGTATTACTAATGCGTCAGAATGCCTTTTTGCTGAAAGATGGTATCAATTGCTAAATCCAAATGGAAGATTGGGAGCTGTTTTACCATTCTCGCTTTTGATAGTGACGAATATTTCAAAGCAAGATTATTATTTTTATGTTATTTTAGAATAGTGGCTATTGTGGGATTACCAGAACATGCGTTTGCACCTTATACCAACAAAGAACAGTATTAGTATTTGCAAAAAAAAGATCTTTAAAAGATAGTAATCGATTATTTAACAAACTTCATACAATATATGAATTTATAAATGATGTTAAAGATGAAAAAATAATTTTTTATGATGCAAAGGACATTGGATACATAAGAATAAAAAAGAAAAAAACTGTCAATACAATAAATATTGAAGAAAATGATTTAATTGATGAAATAGCGGATATAATTGCTAAAGCTTTTGAAGAAAATTACCAAGAAAATCCTCAAATTGTATTGGAAACATTAGGAGAAATCTATAATAAAGATAAAAGACTTGTTTTAACTCCCACATTTCTAAGTAGTTATGGTGTTTCAAGATTATTAAAAGAAATCAACCTGGCTCAGGAATGGGAAATTGGTGAAATAGAAAAAACTAATAATATTAATATGAACAATTTATTAATATGTGAGACCGGAGATATAATACTCGGCGGTGTTGGAATTATTACTCCTAAAAATTTAAACCATACAACTGCTACTAATAAGGCAAGAATAAAAAGAAAGATAAGTTTAGGTAAATTTGGACTTTTAAGAGAGGGAGATATAATTATTGCTCCCGTAAGAATCTATCAGAAAAAGATAGGTGTAATTACCAAATCTGCCACAAAATTTCTATTTTCTAAGGATTTTATTGTGCTAAGAAGAAAAAAGACAAATTTAGAAGAATCATTTTCTTTGTTTTTATCTTTAATTCAAGATGCAAATATAAAACAATTAGAAAGTATATCTACCATCGGCAAGAAAGGCTATCCTAAAATTAAAAACAAAGAAAAAATTTTGCAAGTGAAATTTTATAAAATAGAAACTCCTACTCAAAAAATAACTGAACTAATTGAACTTTATGATCGCATTTATAGAGATATATTTTTAAAACTTTACTCCGTCTTCTAAAGAAAAAAGATTGATAAATCAATAAATTGTTAATTATATTGATATTGCTGATGATTTAAGGAAATCTTTAAGTAAATATACGATTGAAACTATTGAAAAAGTTTTAACTGACATAAATAAAGTTATAAATTTGCTAAAAGAAAAATACTATATTGTTTCTTCAATGTTTTATGGTATCGACTATAAAAACTGGAAAGTATTAAAACCAGAAGAACTTTCTAAATTAACAGTTTCAGCGTATAATCTTTTAGATACTGAAGATAAGAAGAAAGACTTTATAAAAAATTTTGTTGTTTTGAAAAAGATTTATGCCCTTGCCAGCCCTCATCCTGAGACAATTAAAATCAATGATGATATAAGATTCTTTGAAATGATTAAGAAAATGATTGTAAAGTATTCCACACCAAGACCGGAAATATCAAGGGACATTGAGTATGAAATAAATCAATTGATTTCAAAAAGTATATCAGCTGAAGAACCTGTAGATATATTTTCCCTTCTTCAAAAAGAAAAACCTGATATTTCAATTATTGATGAAGAATTTCTTAAACAGTTTAAAAGTATTGAACATAAAAATTATGCAGTTTATTTAATATTGAAGAGTTAATAGAGATTGCAAAAGAGATTAAAAAAAGGATTGAAGAAGGTGAAAATTTAAATTTAACTGAAGAGGAACTTGCTTTCTATGATATGCTTTCAAGTGAAAAAGGAGTTTTTATAAATGAAGAAGAGATTAAAAAGGTTGCAAAGGAAGTGGTGAAGAGGTTGGGTTATTATATTAAGATAGTTGATTGGAATAAAAAAGAAACATTAAAGGCAAAAATTAAAATGGCTGTAAAGGAGATTTTAATAGAAACTCTTGATGAAAGGATTGAATATGAAAGAATTGATAAAATAGCTTCTGAAATATATGAACATGCAGAAATGATATTTACTCTTATAGTTTTTACAATTCTTTAAATTTTTCTTTCTCTTCAATATAAATTTTTCTCACAGGATAGGGGATAACAATTCCTTCCTCTTTATATTTTTTGTGTAACCTTTTGATAAAATTATGTCTTATTAAATGTTGCTGGGAAAACTCTTTTATATTAATTATTACATTAAAATTTATACCGTATTCACCAAAGGAACTGTATCTTATAAAAACTTCATTATCTTCTTTATCATAAATTTCTCTTAAAACTTCCTTTGCAATAGAAGTTGTAACTTCCTCAACCCTTTCAAGGTCACTATCATAACTAACAGTTACAGGGATTATAAGTCTCATCTCTTTTTCAGGCAAATGATAATTTGTAAAAATTTTTGATGCCAATTTTGAATTTGGTATAACTATAAGATTATTTAATAAACTTTTTATTGTTGTATTTCTCCATGTAATATCAACAACATACCCTTCTTCACCTGTTTGAAGTTTTACATAGTCTCCCGGTCTTATATGCTTTGAAAGAATTATATGGAATCCTGCAAATAAGTTTGAGAGTGTATCCTGAAGTGCAAGAGCAATAGCAATTCCACCAACTCCAAGGGCTGTAATTATCGGGATTATTGAGATCCCAAGAAAGTTTAAAAGAACAAGAAGACCAATTATTAAAATTGATATTTTTATTATATTTTCAAGAATTGAAACAGAAGGTAAGGCTTCTTTTAATTTTTCTGTATAAATTTTTAAAAAGCCTGACGCAATATTTATTAAAACTATTGTGATTGATAGAATATAAATGGAAATTAATAACTTGTGAAGGATATTAAAAACATCTGGTTTTATTTTTATTATAAAGAGGGTAATATGAATACCTATCAATGTGAACCATATTATTAT encodes:
- a CDS encoding N-6 DNA methylase, which encodes MFKDYRIEDIKENALKILFGIDNEPRATALCKVNMVIHGDGSANVYTRNVLLPLDNLPLPFIKEPYILRDQGCTAESLKENYGVDFIITNPPFSLEIRQDQYNHFKMKEILNFKKGITNASECLFAERWYQLLNPNGRLGAVLPFSLLIVTNISKQDYYFYVILE
- a CDS encoding mechanosensitive ion channel domain-containing protein, translated to MNKIVLPLIIIIGFFLLGFIFEKFILRFLKEIAKKTKWEGDEIIIKFLEKWIIIWFTLIGIHITLFIIKIKPDVFNILHKLLISIYILSITIVLINIASGFLKIYTEKLKEALPSVSILENIIKISILIIGLLVLLNFLGISIIPIITALGVGGIAIALALQDTLSNLFAGFHIILSKHIRPGDYVKLQTGEEGYVVDITWRNTTIKSLLNNLIVIPNSKLASKIFTNYHLPEKEMRLIIPVTVSYDSDLERVEEVTTSIAKEVLREIYDKEDNEVFIRYSSFGEYGINFNVIINIKEFSQQHLIRHNFIKRLHKKYKEEGIVIPYPVRKIYIEEKEKFKEL